From the Veillonellales bacterium genome, one window contains:
- a CDS encoding RidA family protein — protein MSIEAKLKEMGLELPSAPKPVAAYVPAVKVDGYVYTSGQIPFVNGELKFKGKVGKDLDETQGYEAAKCCVLNCLSVIKAQIGDLDRIEKVIKVVGFVSSAPGFNMQPKIINGASELLGQLFGEKGQHARSAVGVSELPLDAACEVELIVKFN, from the coding sequence ATGAGTATTGAAGCTAAGCTGAAAGAGATGGGTCTGGAACTTCCGTCAGCACCAAAGCCGGTAGCGGCTTATGTTCCAGCCGTAAAGGTTGACGGGTATGTCTACACATCAGGACAGATACCTTTTGTCAATGGCGAATTAAAGTTTAAAGGTAAAGTAGGCAAGGATCTCGACGAGACACAGGGATATGAGGCGGCTAAATGCTGTGTGTTAAATTGCCTGAGTGTAATTAAAGCACAAATCGGTGATCTTGACCGTATTGAAAAGGTGATAAAGGTTGTGGGCTTTGTAAGCAGTGCTCCAGGCTTTAATATGCAGCCTAAAATTATTAATGGTGCTTCAGAACTTTTAGGTCAATTGTTTGGTGAAAAGGGACAGCATGCCAGGTCTGCTGTCGGCGTTAGCGAATTGCCGCTTGATGCTGCCTGCGAAGTAGAATTGATTGTAAAGTTTAACTAA
- a CDS encoding Fe-S-containing hydro-lyase gives MAEKIRITTPLTEEAARKLKAGDSVLISGIVYSARDAAHKRMVEALDRGEKLPVDLTNQIVYYLGPTPAKPGNPIGSAGPTTSGRMDAYAPKIIEQGLKGMIGKGSRSTAVVDAMKKHGAVYFAAVGGAAALISKCIKKYDVLAYDDLGPEAIAALTVEDFPAIVVIDSEGNNFYEEGQKPYRKI, from the coding sequence ATGGCAGAAAAAATTCGTATTACCACTCCGTTAACCGAGGAAGCGGCTCGCAAACTGAAAGCCGGTGACAGCGTGCTCATTAGCGGAATTGTTTATAGCGCGCGTGATGCTGCGCATAAGCGCATGGTAGAGGCTTTGGATCGGGGCGAAAAATTACCGGTTGATTTAACGAATCAAATTGTTTATTATCTTGGACCTACTCCGGCTAAACCGGGCAACCCGATTGGATCGGCAGGCCCGACTACTTCCGGACGTATGGATGCGTACGCTCCTAAGATTATTGAACAAGGATTAAAGGGGATGATTGGCAAAGGTTCCCGTTCGACAGCAGTAGTTGATGCGATGAAAAAGCACGGCGCTGTTTATTTTGCTGCTGTTGGCGGTGCTGCTGCCTTAATTTCCAAATGTATAAAAAAATATGACGTACTGGCATATGATGACCTTGGCCCGGAAGCGATTGCCGCTTTGACGGTGGAGGATTTTCCGGCAATTGTTGTTATCGACAGCGAGGGCAACAACTTCTATGAAGAAGGCCAAAAACCGTACCGTAAGATTTAG
- a CDS encoding ferritin-like domain-containing protein, with translation MPRPKYYNPGSTFDYCPDEMEDCPNHCDLYLLRDAAADERGAIADYLSCAINNPCVAEVFLDVAEDEMQHYVETMRLISLLDPVQRQMLKEQNLDYLTMKKLTSRANWTKKYQVQNDEDVKVIPPHKRDLAAVHCFTKAIQDELHAINKYQRYMNEAEEPRVKKHFCELMNEEKEHVAEFTAALYELTNEPLPEEVD, from the coding sequence ATGCCAAGGCCCAAGTATTATAACCCTGGTAGCACGTTTGATTACTGTCCCGATGAAATGGAGGACTGCCCTAATCATTGCGACCTGTATTTACTACGCGATGCAGCTGCTGATGAGCGGGGAGCAATTGCAGATTATTTAAGTTGCGCTATTAACAACCCTTGCGTAGCTGAAGTTTTTTTAGATGTTGCGGAAGACGAGATGCAGCACTATGTCGAGACTATGCGACTGATTTCTTTATTGGACCCAGTTCAAAGACAAATGCTAAAGGAACAAAACTTAGATTATCTGACGATGAAGAAATTAACAAGTCGGGCTAACTGGACGAAAAAATATCAAGTACAAAACGATGAAGACGTTAAAGTGATACCTCCTCATAAAAGGGACCTCGCAGCTGTTCATTGTTTTACCAAAGCAATTCAAGATGAACTTCACGCAATTAATAAATATCAACGATATATGAATGAGGCTGAGGAGCCAAGGGTTAAAAAGCACTTTTGTGAATTGATGAATGAAGAAAAAGAGCATGTAGCTGAATTTACCGCTGCTTTATATGAATTGACTAATGAACCCTTACCGGAAGAAGTGGATTAA
- a CDS encoding cation diffusion facilitator family transporter yields MSQFYSADDANSRKTRAAKVSVLSNSILVIAKLIIGIVTSSVSVISEAAHSSVDLLAALIAYYAVKTSGKPPDSRHPYGHGKIENISGAVEAILILVAAAWIIYEAVHKLYVETLPEKLEYGIYIMFISIVLNIFVSKYLFRIAKETQSHALEADALHLRADVWTSIGVLGGLLAIKLTGVYWLDPVIAIGMAFIIFKAGYGMTKKSVAELMDVTMTEEDKQVIAGILQEHSMVKGFTNLRTRRSGSMYIINVNLVLDKNLSLDRVHFVCDEIEQQIRKQFTPSEVFIHVEPSNNLLG; encoded by the coding sequence TTGTCCCAATTTTATTCAGCAGATGATGCTAATTCAAGGAAAACCAGAGCAGCAAAAGTTTCTGTTTTATCTAATAGCATATTAGTAATTGCAAAATTAATAATTGGAATAGTAACCAGTTCGGTAAGTGTCATTTCTGAGGCAGCACACTCATCTGTTGACTTATTAGCCGCCTTAATCGCCTATTACGCAGTAAAGACATCAGGGAAACCCCCTGATTCTAGGCATCCGTATGGTCATGGTAAGATTGAAAATATTTCAGGCGCTGTAGAAGCTATATTAATTCTTGTTGCTGCTGCTTGGATTATTTATGAAGCAGTACACAAGCTGTATGTCGAGACTTTACCTGAAAAATTAGAGTATGGCATTTATATTATGTTCATATCCATTGTACTGAATATCTTTGTGTCAAAATATCTATTTCGAATAGCTAAAGAAACGCAATCTCATGCTTTAGAGGCGGATGCTTTACATTTACGGGCTGATGTTTGGACTAGTATCGGAGTTCTTGGAGGGTTATTAGCCATCAAATTAACTGGCGTATATTGGCTGGATCCGGTAATTGCCATTGGAATGGCCTTCATAATATTTAAGGCTGGATATGGTATGACGAAAAAAAGTGTAGCTGAATTGATGGATGTCACCATGACGGAAGAAGATAAACAGGTGATTGCAGGGATTTTGCAAGAGCATTCGATGGTTAAGGGATTTACAAATTTGCGGACACGCCGATCTGGTAGTATGTATATCATTAATGTTAATTTAGTCCTCGATAAAAACCTTTCGCTGGATAGGGTTCATTTTGTTTGTGATGAAATAGAACAGCAAATTAGAAAGCAATTTACACCTTCTGAGGTTTTTATTCATGTAGAGCCCAGCAATAATTTATTGGGATAA
- a CDS encoding FAD-dependent oxidoreductase translates to MAKKVVIVGGGWAGCGAALAARKAGCDVELFERADMLLGTGLVGGIMRNNGRFTVAEEMLAMGGGDLFTITDENARHRNIDFPGHKHASLYDVCTIEPAVRKALLAAGVKVHLKARVKDAIVEDGKIVKVIADVFHSGEVIEATGDAFVDVSGTAGPQVNCMKHGNGCAMCIYRCPTFGPRFSIAAKAGIKEMIGEKADGSFGAMSGSCKLHKDSLAPAVREELDKTGVCVIPVPKNLQKSMSDLAQKACQQYALKEFAENIVLLDTGHAKLMSAYYPIEMLRQIPGCENARFEDPYSGGIGNSMRYFGMLPRDNALKVEGLKNVFCGGEKAGLLVGHTEAIITGTLAGHNAARCALRLDMIEIPRSLACGEGIAHVKERMQTKEGLTKKYTFSGSVLFDHMRSKDLYTTNVQKIKENVKNANMIDFFAKNLTGYRSEAAATRTDQ, encoded by the coding sequence ATGGCTAAAAAAGTAGTAATTGTTGGTGGGGGATGGGCAGGCTGCGGCGCCGCATTAGCGGCTCGGAAAGCAGGCTGCGATGTAGAATTATTTGAGCGGGCAGATATGCTGCTTGGTACCGGACTGGTTGGCGGGATTATGCGCAATAATGGACGGTTCACCGTTGCCGAGGAAATGCTTGCTATGGGTGGCGGCGATCTGTTTACCATTACGGATGAAAATGCCCGTCACAGAAACATTGATTTTCCCGGGCATAAGCATGCATCGCTTTACGATGTATGTACCATTGAACCCGCTGTGCGCAAGGCACTGCTGGCTGCCGGGGTAAAGGTTCATCTTAAGGCCCGTGTTAAGGATGCTATTGTGGAAGATGGTAAGATTGTAAAGGTTATCGCTGATGTATTCCATAGTGGTGAAGTGATTGAAGCCACGGGTGACGCTTTCGTCGATGTCTCTGGTACTGCCGGTCCCCAAGTCAATTGTATGAAGCATGGTAATGGCTGCGCCATGTGTATCTATCGCTGCCCGACCTTTGGTCCCCGCTTCAGCATTGCCGCCAAAGCCGGCATTAAAGAGATGATCGGTGAAAAAGCGGACGGTAGTTTTGGTGCTATGAGCGGTTCATGCAAACTTCACAAAGATTCCTTAGCACCCGCGGTGAGAGAGGAGCTGGATAAGACTGGCGTTTGCGTCATTCCGGTGCCTAAGAATCTCCAGAAAAGCATGTCGGATCTTGCGCAAAAAGCCTGTCAACAATATGCGCTGAAGGAGTTTGCTGAGAATATTGTTTTACTGGATACCGGCCACGCAAAACTGATGTCTGCTTATTATCCAATTGAAATGCTTCGCCAGATCCCTGGTTGTGAGAATGCCCGTTTTGAGGATCCCTATTCCGGCGGCATTGGCAACTCCATGCGTTATTTCGGAATGCTGCCCCGCGACAATGCTCTCAAGGTAGAAGGACTGAAAAATGTCTTTTGCGGCGGAGAAAAAGCCGGGTTGTTGGTAGGCCATACCGAAGCAATTATTACGGGAACTCTTGCTGGTCATAATGCTGCAAGATGCGCATTGAGGCTGGATATGATCGAGATTCCCCGGAGTCTGGCCTGCGGCGAAGGCATAGCTCATGTAAAAGAAAGAATGCAGACGAAAGAAGGGTTAACTAAGAAATATACCTTCTCAGGTTCGGTGCTATTTGATCATATGAGGAGCAAAGATTTGTATACCACTAACGTTCAAAAAATTAAGGAAAACGTTAAGAACGCCAATATGATAGACTTTTTCGCAAAGAATCTTACGGGTTATCGTTCGGAAGCGGCTGCAACTAGAACGGATCAATAA
- a CDS encoding YqaA family protein, whose product MEDIIALFLGWGLLGLIVAAFTESFCSPILPDVFLLPLAMAQPQHAIYYGAMATIASVLGGFIGYGIGHKIGLPAAKKMIPAKYDEKIRLLVENNAKWAIFLAAMAPIPYKFVSITAGALKINFPLFLGMSLLGRGKRFLLEGVLIYYYGPKAEHVFKQHSNELLFISAGIVALVAVGVYLFKRYQQNALPERD is encoded by the coding sequence ATGGAAGATATAATTGCTTTGTTTTTAGGATGGGGTTTACTCGGCTTAATTGTAGCTGCATTTACCGAATCTTTCTGTTCACCCATTTTACCGGATGTGTTCTTATTACCATTAGCTATGGCCCAGCCGCAGCACGCGATTTATTATGGAGCCATGGCGACCATTGCTTCTGTTCTGGGTGGCTTTATTGGCTATGGAATTGGTCATAAAATTGGCTTGCCTGCTGCAAAGAAAATGATACCAGCGAAATACGATGAAAAAATTCGACTATTAGTCGAAAACAATGCAAAATGGGCTATTTTTTTAGCCGCGATGGCACCAATTCCATATAAGTTTGTTAGCATTACAGCAGGAGCACTAAAAATTAATTTTCCTTTATTCCTGGGAATGTCCCTTCTCGGCAGAGGAAAACGTTTTTTACTGGAAGGAGTTCTGATTTACTATTATGGACCAAAGGCCGAGCATGTTTTCAAACAACATTCTAATGAACTTCTTTTTATTTCAGCCGGAATCGTTGCATTAGTTGCAGTGGGAGTTTACCTTTTCAAACGCTATCAGCAAAATGCTTTGCCAGAACGAGATTAA
- the sdhB gene encoding succinate dehydrogenase iron-sulfur subunit, whose translation MADTKKKVHFIIERQDGPNSSPYTEEFEVDYRPALNVVAALMEIQKKPVTKDGKKTTAVVWECNCLEKVCGACMMVINGKARQACAALVDQLEQPIHLAPARTFPVTRDLMIDRSIMFENLKRIQGWVKVDGTWEVHNDAPRQNPKTAATAYEISRCMTCGCCMEACPNVNLGSDFVGPATMGQTYLFNLNPIGEYNKEERLNALMGKGGIASCGNSQNCVQACPKNIKLTTYIAKLNRAVNKQALKNLFDK comes from the coding sequence ATGGCAGACACAAAGAAAAAAGTACATTTTATCATAGAAAGACAAGACGGTCCTAATTCCAGCCCTTATACAGAAGAGTTTGAAGTTGACTATCGGCCTGCGCTGAATGTTGTTGCAGCGCTTATGGAAATTCAAAAAAAGCCTGTGACAAAAGACGGCAAAAAAACGACTGCTGTTGTTTGGGAATGCAACTGTCTTGAAAAAGTATGCGGTGCATGCATGATGGTTATTAATGGCAAAGCTCGTCAAGCCTGCGCAGCTTTGGTTGATCAGTTGGAACAGCCGATTCATTTGGCACCGGCTCGTACTTTTCCTGTTACTCGTGACCTTATGATTGACCGTTCCATTATGTTTGAAAACTTAAAGCGCATTCAAGGATGGGTAAAAGTTGATGGAACATGGGAAGTTCATAATGACGCTCCCCGGCAGAATCCCAAAACTGCCGCCACAGCATATGAAATTTCCCGTTGCATGACTTGCGGCTGCTGCATGGAAGCCTGCCCGAATGTAAATCTTGGTTCTGACTTTGTTGGACCGGCAACAATGGGGCAAACTTATTTATTCAATTTGAATCCAATTGGTGAGTACAATAAGGAAGAACGTCTGAATGCTCTCATGGGCAAGGGCGGTATTGCCAGTTGCGGCAACAGTCAAAACTGCGTACAGGCTTGTCCTAAGAATATTAAATTGACCACTTATATTGCTAAATTGAACCGCGCGGTGAATAAGCAAGCTTTAAAAAATTTATTTGACAAGTAA
- a CDS encoding FCD domain-containing protein: protein MLSNKEKIERDILRIVRDAKKPIGCGIISTLLQAEGYSVSEATVGRVLRDLDNMDYTEKAGYQGRTLSCTGEKRLIELCKEERRLQWGVEFAEALQGHTKEQLLEVLVARRAIESELAALAAQNATSEQCSILQQILQCQRTTTDFGGTTAQEDIEFHAAIAQMSGNAVLKAAIALIRQDTQLSPVLEYIRKRVHSVVFIDHQKIYQSINDRNSPAAREAMIQHINNLIHDVESYWENTLSDET, encoded by the coding sequence TTGTTAAGCAATAAGGAAAAAATAGAACGGGATATTTTGCGGATTGTTCGCGATGCTAAAAAGCCGATTGGTTGTGGAATTATTAGCACGCTGCTGCAGGCCGAGGGGTATAGTGTCAGTGAGGCTACTGTTGGTAGAGTATTACGGGATTTAGACAATATGGACTATACGGAAAAAGCTGGGTATCAAGGCCGGACGTTATCTTGTACCGGCGAAAAGCGGTTGATTGAACTTTGTAAGGAAGAACGACGGCTGCAATGGGGCGTAGAGTTCGCCGAGGCGCTGCAGGGACATACGAAAGAGCAGCTATTGGAAGTCCTTGTGGCCCGGAGGGCGATAGAAAGTGAGCTGGCCGCCCTGGCCGCACAAAATGCTACTTCAGAGCAGTGCTCCATATTGCAGCAGATTTTGCAATGTCAGCGTACTACTACTGACTTTGGCGGCACTACGGCTCAGGAGGATATCGAATTTCACGCTGCAATTGCACAAATGTCAGGCAATGCCGTGCTTAAAGCGGCCATTGCTCTCATTCGCCAGGATACACAGCTGTCACCGGTATTGGAATATATCCGTAAACGGGTGCATAGTGTGGTGTTTATTGATCATCAAAAGATATATCAGAGTATAAATGACAGGAATTCCCCTGCAGCCAGAGAGGCTATGATTCAACATATTAACAATCTGATTCATGATGTTGAGTCTTATTGGGAAAATACGCTATCAGATGAGACTTGA
- the sdhA gene encoding succinate dehydrogenase flavoprotein subunit, whose amino-acid sequence MKKKIIVVGGGLSGLMATMKICEAGGEVELFSYCPVKRSHSLCAQGGINACMDTKGEHDSIYEHFDDTVYGGDFLADQTAVKGMCEAAPKLIRMFDRMGVPFTRTAEGLLDLRNFGGQKNKRTCFSGSTTGQQLLYALDEQVRAWEVKGAVTKYEFWEFIKIIKNKEGVCRGIVAQSMNSMEIKAFPGDTVILATGGPGMVFGRCTASTICNGSAVSTVYQQGARIGNPEFIQIHPTAIPGSDKNRLMSEACRGEGGRVWVYKDGKPWYFLEEMYPAYGNLVPRDVASRAIYDVCMNQKLGINGENRVYLDLSHIPAEYLERKLGGILEMYSEFVGDDPRKVPMQIYPSVHYSMGGIWVDTKHNTNIPGLMASGECDYQYHGANRLGANSLLSAAYSGTISGPEAMRWAKEGERGSELTDEDLANAEKECRDQYEAILKMDGPENAHELHHELGDLMNKYVTIERVNKDLDYCFVEVKKILKRWNNIGLSDKGNWANQEAMFVRQLRNMIHYALAVTKAARMRDESRGAHFKREFPTRNDERFMKTTIVEYDSATEEPQISYIDFDHSLIKPRPRNYAVAKKE is encoded by the coding sequence GTGAAAAAGAAAATTATAGTTGTTGGCGGTGGTTTGTCCGGCTTAATGGCTACAATGAAAATTTGTGAAGCCGGCGGCGAAGTAGAATTATTCTCGTATTGCCCGGTAAAACGTTCTCATTCCCTTTGTGCCCAAGGCGGTATTAACGCTTGTATGGATACAAAGGGTGAACATGATAGTATTTATGAGCATTTTGATGATACTGTTTATGGCGGTGACTTCCTTGCCGACCAGACTGCAGTAAAGGGTATGTGTGAAGCAGCACCTAAGTTAATTAGAATGTTCGATCGTATGGGTGTTCCCTTTACTCGTACGGCGGAAGGACTACTTGACCTTCGTAACTTTGGCGGTCAGAAAAACAAACGTACTTGTTTTTCCGGTTCCACCACAGGGCAGCAGCTCCTTTATGCACTTGACGAACAAGTCCGTGCCTGGGAAGTCAAAGGTGCTGTTACGAAATATGAATTCTGGGAATTCATTAAAATTATTAAAAATAAAGAGGGCGTTTGCCGCGGTATCGTAGCACAAAGCATGAATTCTATGGAAATCAAAGCTTTCCCCGGGGATACGGTTATTTTGGCAACCGGCGGTCCTGGTATGGTATTCGGCAGATGTACTGCTTCGACAATTTGTAATGGTTCAGCCGTATCTACTGTATATCAGCAAGGCGCTCGTATTGGTAATCCTGAATTTATTCAGATCCATCCAACCGCTATTCCCGGATCCGATAAGAATCGTTTGATGTCTGAAGCCTGCCGTGGTGAAGGCGGACGTGTCTGGGTATATAAAGATGGCAAGCCTTGGTACTTCCTAGAAGAAATGTATCCTGCATATGGCAACCTTGTACCGCGTGACGTAGCATCCCGTGCTATTTACGATGTATGCATGAATCAGAAACTCGGCATTAACGGTGAAAACAGAGTCTATCTTGATCTTTCCCATATCCCGGCAGAATACCTTGAACGTAAATTAGGCGGTATTTTGGAAATGTATTCGGAATTCGTTGGCGATGACCCGCGTAAAGTTCCAATGCAGATTTATCCGTCCGTTCATTATTCCATGGGCGGCATCTGGGTAGATACAAAACATAACACCAACATTCCTGGTCTTATGGCGTCCGGTGAATGTGACTATCAATACCACGGTGCAAACCGTCTTGGTGCGAATTCACTTCTTTCCGCTGCTTATTCCGGTACTATTTCCGGTCCGGAAGCTATGCGCTGGGCTAAGGAAGGAGAAAGAGGTTCGGAACTTACGGATGAAGATTTAGCAAACGCCGAGAAAGAATGTCGCGACCAATATGAAGCTATCTTAAAGATGGACGGACCGGAAAATGCTCACGAACTTCACCATGAACTTGGTGATTTAATGAACAAATACGTTACTATTGAACGTGTGAACAAAGATCTTGATTATTGTTTCGTTGAAGTCAAGAAAATTCTTAAACGCTGGAATAATATCGGTTTATCCGACAAAGGAAACTGGGCAAATCAGGAAGCTATGTTCGTAAGGCAGCTTCGCAATATGATTCATTATGCTTTAGCGGTAACAAAAGCAGCCCGTATGCGCGATGAAAGCCGCGGGGCTCACTTTAAACGCGAGTTCCCAACACGTAATGACGAACGCTTCATGAAAACAACAATCGTTGAGTATGATTCGGCCACCGAAGAACCTCAGATCAGTTACATCGATTTTGATCATTCTTTGATTAAACCTCGTCCGCGTAACTATGCTGTTGCTAAGAAAGAGTAA
- a CDS encoding cobalamin-dependent protein (Presence of a B(12) (cobalamin)-binding domain implies dependence on cobalamin itself, in one of its several forms, or in some unusual lineages, dependence on a cobalamin-like analog.) encodes MKCKVMLVPIDPVHDIGLKMIARGLIEKGHEIIMLPPDLAMEEIVEQVLRTKNVDTLLMSRTLGYGVGELLARFIDLVDSTGIREKVKIGIGGMAIRPELAAELGFDAGFGPGTTVEETICFVEGREYTPDTLRTQKVKQDMTAGYDYAYHSTLIGDELHSITDMILDWVDDKTSPGVERAKVRDELWDIERWRSRQGNPEFDKVYPGLCGEIPRRYYQTGELHPKTRRFTVDEVQAFERYQKETKSRMSVMKLQHTRKKPMIFNQYGTGCPFMDIGHVIASEAWGADGVVHFDPSWGARTEGFLDGFLTHQEDGTVITPANLNRIHGGLEKSTLWQVRAHRGLNTPETVVLAGKIGADLTKINICYGALGAGTDPERMTVDGYHSILYAAKYNMPFDVVTNEELCGVPSYKAFAGMLIVADLARRLGARPILQPLFAYSPEVMIHGYMEDNYIDFNAAKVFALRSIINAPIWPGAPIGFLTHTEDRVQSAMTTALHTCLGSSLGVDAVSIASTDEAYSGGPITIPAKIDTLRAVAESLRFMGQAHIRETEQAQVYADRMVEGISHVLSDIIHCGDFVTAIHAGLLGSREEGAYPGRTGKGTVTIKKGVYEYDRSLCGREACQ; translated from the coding sequence ATGAAATGCAAAGTGATGCTTGTTCCTATTGATCCGGTTCATGATATCGGGTTAAAAATGATCGCCAGAGGTTTGATAGAGAAAGGTCATGAAATCATAATGCTGCCGCCGGATCTAGCGATGGAAGAAATCGTCGAGCAAGTGCTCAGAACAAAAAATGTTGACACACTCTTGATGAGCCGGACGCTGGGCTACGGTGTCGGGGAATTATTGGCCCGCTTTATTGATCTTGTCGACTCAACAGGAATTCGGGAAAAAGTCAAGATTGGTATCGGCGGAATGGCCATTAGGCCTGAGCTTGCGGCTGAATTGGGCTTTGATGCCGGTTTTGGCCCCGGGACAACGGTGGAAGAAACAATATGCTTTGTGGAAGGCCGGGAATATACACCTGATACACTGCGAACTCAAAAGGTTAAGCAAGACATGACAGCAGGGTATGACTACGCCTATCATAGTACGTTAATCGGCGATGAGCTGCATTCCATTACCGATATGATTCTGGACTGGGTCGACGATAAGACATCACCAGGCGTCGAGCGGGCTAAAGTACGCGATGAACTTTGGGATATAGAAAGATGGCGCAGCCGCCAAGGTAATCCGGAATTTGACAAAGTCTATCCTGGCCTATGCGGCGAGATCCCTCGCCGCTACTACCAGACAGGTGAATTACATCCCAAGACTCGACGCTTTACAGTCGATGAAGTGCAGGCTTTTGAAAGATATCAAAAAGAAACAAAGTCCCGGATGTCAGTAATGAAACTGCAGCATACGCGTAAAAAGCCAATGATATTTAATCAGTACGGTACAGGATGTCCTTTTATGGATATCGGTCATGTAATAGCCAGCGAAGCGTGGGGGGCGGATGGTGTAGTTCATTTCGATCCTTCGTGGGGGGCAAGAACGGAAGGGTTTCTGGACGGGTTTTTAACCCATCAGGAGGATGGAACAGTTATTACCCCGGCGAACCTTAATCGTATTCATGGGGGATTGGAAAAGTCTACATTGTGGCAGGTTCGGGCGCATCGGGGCCTTAATACCCCGGAGACGGTTGTGCTGGCGGGAAAGATAGGCGCTGATTTGACGAAGATTAACATTTGCTATGGGGCGCTGGGGGCCGGCACTGATCCGGAACGAATGACTGTCGACGGTTATCATTCAATCTTATATGCCGCAAAGTACAATATGCCTTTTGACGTAGTAACAAATGAAGAACTGTGCGGGGTTCCGTCATACAAGGCGTTTGCCGGCATGCTGATTGTCGCTGATCTAGCGAGAAGACTTGGCGCCCGGCCCATTTTACAGCCCCTTTTCGCTTATTCGCCGGAAGTGATGATTCACGGATATATGGAAGACAACTATATTGATTTCAATGCCGCAAAAGTGTTCGCGTTACGAAGCATTATTAATGCACCTATCTGGCCCGGGGCACCAATCGGTTTCTTGACTCATACCGAAGACCGTGTGCAGTCGGCGATGACGACGGCACTGCATACTTGTCTGGGTTCATCACTAGGTGTTGATGCTGTCTCTATTGCTTCTACTGACGAGGCATATTCCGGCGGGCCGATTACCATTCCGGCCAAAATAGACACACTGCGTGCGGTCGCGGAAAGTCTTCGTTTCATGGGCCAGGCCCATATTAGAGAGACAGAACAGGCTCAGGTATATGCCGATCGCATGGTAGAGGGTATAAGCCACGTACTCTCCGACATCATCCATTGTGGTGATTTTGTTACCGCCATTCATGCGGGCCTCCTGGGAAGTAGAGAAGAAGGAGCATATCCGGGACGAACCGGTAAAGGTACAGTAACAATAAAGAAAGGGGTGTATGAATATGACAGATCCTTATGCGGCAGGGAAGCTTGTCAGTAA
- a CDS encoding fumarate hydratase, whose amino-acid sequence MRTIEVEQITQAIAKMCINACYYLSEDVYEALVASKDTEESPLGRDVLDQIVKNADIARNEDRPICQDTGMTVVFMEIGQDVHFVGGNLVDAVNAGVAKGYTEGYLRKSVVAEPLFDRKNTTNNTPAVLHISIVPGDKVKIKLAPKGFGSENKSGLQMLVPADGVEGVKKVVLDVVKHAGMNPCPPMIVGVGIGGTMEKAAILSKKALVRSIKKRNEHPQYAKLEQELLEMINKTGIGPQLGGTTTALAVNIEWYPTHIAGLPVSVNISCHATRHAEIEL is encoded by the coding sequence ATGCGTACAATTGAGGTTGAACAAATTACTCAGGCAATAGCAAAAATGTGCATAAATGCCTGCTATTATTTGTCTGAGGATGTTTATGAAGCTTTAGTCGCAAGTAAAGACACAGAAGAATCTCCACTAGGGCGAGATGTTCTTGACCAAATTGTCAAAAATGCTGATATTGCCAGAAATGAAGACAGACCAATTTGTCAGGATACCGGGATGACGGTCGTCTTTATGGAAATTGGACAAGATGTTCATTTTGTTGGCGGGAATCTTGTAGATGCTGTAAATGCCGGTGTGGCGAAGGGCTATACCGAAGGTTATTTGCGCAAATCAGTAGTAGCTGAGCCGCTGTTTGATCGAAAAAATACTACCAATAATACTCCTGCCGTATTACATATTAGTATCGTGCCTGGCGACAAAGTAAAGATCAAGCTGGCACCAAAGGGTTTCGGCAGCGAAAATAAAAGCGGTTTGCAGATGCTGGTTCCGGCTGACGGTGTAGAAGGCGTTAAAAAAGTAGTTTTGGACGTCGTTAAACATGCCGGAATGAATCCCTGTCCGCCGATGATAGTGGGTGTTGGTATCGGTGGAACTATGGAAAAAGCCGCTATTTTGTCGAAAAAGGCATTGGTTCGTTCCATTAAAAAACGGAACGAGCATCCTCAATACGCCAAATTAGAGCAAGAGTTACTGGAAATGATCAATAAAACAGGTATTGGGCCTCAGCTAGGCGGTACGACTACCGCTTTGGCTGTAAATATTGAATGGTATCCTACGCACATTGCCGGGTTGCCGGTTTCTGTGAATATCAGTTGCCACGCTACAAGGCATGCTGAGATTGAGTTATAA